In the Streptomyces sp. NBC_01276 genome, GGCCGTGCACCGCACCCGCTGGGCGCAGCCCGCCCTGTTCGCCGTCGGTCACGCGCTGGCGGCGACGCTGAGCGGGCTCGGCGCGGGGCCGCACGTGGTGCTCGGGCACAGTGTCGGGGAGTTCGCGGCCGCCGTGGCGGCGGGGGTGCTCACGCTGGACCAGGCGGCCCGGCTGGTCGCGGAGCGGGCGCGGCTGATGGACGCGCTGCCCGAGGGCGGCGGCATGCTGTCGGTGCGGGCGGGACGCGAGGCGGTCGAGGAGTTCCTCACCGCCGGTGCCGGGGTGTCGCTGGCCGCGGTCAACGGCCCGGAGAACACCGTCCTGTCCGGCACCCTGGAGGCGCTGGAACGGGTAGCCGGGGTGCTGCGCGGGCGCGGCACCCACTGCCGTACGGTCAACGTCTCGCACGCCTTCCACTCGCCGCTGGTGGTTCCCGCCCTGGAGCCGCTGGCCGCCGCGGCGGCGGGGATCACGCCCGCCGCGCCGCGCGTCCCGCTCGCCTCCACCCGGTACGGGCGGCTGCTGGCCGACGAGCCGATGGACGGCGCCTACTGGGCCGGTCAGGCCGCCGAGCCGGTGCTGTTCGCGGACGCGCTGGCCGACCTGGTGGCGCGGACCGCCCCGACGGCGCTCGTGGAGATCGGCCCGGCGCCGCAGCTGATCCAGCTCGTGGGCCGGTCCGGGATGTCCGACGGGATCCGGCTGCTGCACCCGGCGCCGGGCCGGGACGCGAGCGCCCGGGACCTGGCCGAGACGGTCGCCGCCCTGTACCGCTCGGGTCTGGAGCCGCGGTGGGAGGAGCTGTACGAGCCCGCCTGGCGCACCACCGAGCGGCTGCCCCCGTACGCCTTCTCCGCCGAGCACCGCTTCTGGCACACCGCGACCGCCCGCCCGCGGGCCGACGTGGCCCCGCCCGTTCCCGAGGCCGAGTCCGGCCCGGCGACCGTGACGGCCGTCGCGTCCGCCGCCGTCGCGGACGGGGGCGAGCGCGGCGGATCCGAGGACCCGGTGCTGGCCGCCGTCGTGCGCGCCGTCGTGGAGGTGGGCGACTACGCGCCCGAACGCGTCGACCGGCGTTCCCGTTTCTACGAGGACCTCGGCTTCGACTCTGTAATGATCATGCAACTCAAGGACCGGATCGAGACCTCGCTGCCGCAGGCCGGCGGCATCGCGGTGCAGCAACTGCTGCCCGCGCTGCGCTCGGTGGGCACCCTGGCCGACTTCGTCGGCGAGTGGATCAGTGTGGGGGTACGACCGTGACACCTGTGACCGAGACCGCCCTGTACGTCGTCGGCACGGGCACCGCCCTGCCCGGCGAGCCGGTGGACAACACCACGCTGGGCAAGGTGTTCGGGATCAGCGAGGAGTGGATCGACCTCTTCGTGGGGACCCGTACCCGGCACTTCTGCTGGGACCTGGGCACCGGCACCCTCACCCACAGCCTCGCCGACCTGTGCGCCGAGGCCGCCGGGCGGGCCCTGGCGGGCTCCGGGCTCGCCCCCGCCGACCTCGACTTCCTCGTCCTGGCCACCGCGACGCCCGACACCCTGCTGCCCACGACCGCGACCGTGGTCGCCGACCGGCTGGGCCTCAGCCACCTGCCCGCCTTCCAGCTGCAGGCGGGCTGTTCGGGCGCCGTGCAGGCCCTGGACGTGGCCCGCGCGCTGCTCGCGGGCGGGCACCGCGCGGGCCTCGTCGTCGGCGGGGACGTCACGGACCGGTTCCTCGACCCGCGGCGCGAGGCGGTCAGCCTGCCCACCGAGGAGCTCGTCAACTACGTGCTGTTCGGCGACGGGGCGGGAGCGGCCGTGGTGGCCGCGGAGCCCGTCGGCGAGGCCATCGCCGTACGGAGCCTGCTGCACCGCTTCACCGGGCGGGGCCGCGCCCCCGGCCAGATCGTCGACTGGCAGGGCGCGGCCCGCCACACGGCCGGCCGGCAGATGCTGTTCGAGGACTACAAGGCCATCGAGGAGAGCGTTCCGGCCATGGCCTCGGAGATCTTCTGGGAGCTGCTGGCCTCCGCCGGCTGGGCCCGCGAGGACCTCGACTACCTCCTGCCCCCGCAGCTGTCGGGCCGGATGACGGCCCGCATCACCGAGCACATGGACGTGCCGGAGCTGCGCGAGGTGTCCTGCGTGTCCGAC is a window encoding:
- a CDS encoding 3-oxoacyl-ACP synthase III family protein produces the protein MTETALYVVGTGTALPGEPVDNTTLGKVFGISEEWIDLFVGTRTRHFCWDLGTGTLTHSLADLCAEAAGRALAGSGLAPADLDFLVLATATPDTLLPTTATVVADRLGLSHLPAFQLQAGCSGAVQALDVARALLAGGHRAGLVVGGDVTDRFLDPRREAVSLPTEELVNYVLFGDGAGAAVVAAEPVGEAIAVRSLLHRFTGRGRAPGQIVDWQGAARHTAGRQMLFEDYKAIEESVPAMASEIFWELLASAGWAREDLDYLLPPQLSGRMTARITEHMDVPELREVSCVSDTGNTGNALPLIQLDLLAGELGEGERALAVVVESSKWIKGGLALERVPETDGAG